A stretch of Garra rufa chromosome 11, GarRuf1.0, whole genome shotgun sequence DNA encodes these proteins:
- the ctcf gene encoding transcriptional repressor CTCF isoform X2, which yields MEGGPTEAVVEDAGDAFKAKECKTYQRRREDEEVVGAELLQAAGLEQAQVEGEPVVEAVNSSVEMMVMDTLDPALLQMKTEVMEAAVGAPVGVAGAAHEATVTTVDDTQIITLQVVNMEEQQLGLGELQLVQVPVSAVPVTAATVEELQGTLVDATAMPKDGEPVICHTLPLPEGFQVVKVGANGEVETVEQDELQAQDDQPQQQEEEDMTEAQNEDPAWSKDPDYTPPVKKAKKTKKSKLRYNTEGDKDMDVSVYDFEEEQQEGLLSEVNAEKVVGNMKPPKPTKIKKKGVKKTFQCELCSYTCPRRSNLDRHMKSHTDERPHKCHLCGRAFRTVTLLRNHLNTHTGTRPHKCTDCDMAFVTSGELVRHRRYKHTHEKPFKCSMCDYASVEVSKLKRHIRSHTGERPFQCSLCSYASRDTYKLKRHMRTHSGEKPYECYICHARFTQSGTMKMHILQKHTENVAKFHCPHCDTVIARKSDLGVHLRKQHSYIEQGRKCRYCDAVFHERYALIQHQKSHKNEKRFKCDQCDYACRQERHMVMHKRTHTGEKPYACSQCEKTFRQKQLLDMHFRRYHDPNFVPTSFVCTKCGKTFTRRNTMARHAENCTGMDSAEGENGATSKRGRGRKRKMRSRKDDEDDSDDHGEPDLDDIDEEDEDLLDDEDDPMDVEQAPPIIPIPAPAEPPVKRKRGRPPKNAAKASPTKSVAKTTTAAAIIQVEDESTGAIENIIVKKEPDGGDAAAAAQPVVEEVEAVEAGVETVQLAVPEAAPNGDLTPEMILSMMDR from the exons ATGGAAGGGGGACCGACTGAGGCAGTGGTGGAAGATGCAGGGGATGCTTTCAAGGCCAAGGAGTGTAAGACATACCAAAGGCGACGAGAAGATGAGGAAGTAGTGGGGGCTGAATTGCTGCAGGCCGCTGGGTTAGAGCAAGCCCAGGTGGAAGGAGAGCCTGTGGTGGAGGCTGTTAACAGTAGTGTGGAGATGATGGTGATGGACACCCTGGACCCTGCCCTGCTCCAGATGAAGACAGAAGTCATGGAGGCTGCTGTTGGTGCACCCGTTGGTGTGGCTGGTGCTGCCCATGAAGCCACGGTCACCACCGTAGACGATACTCAGATCATCACGTTGCAGGTGGTGAACATGGAGGAGCAGCAGTTGGGCTTGGGAGAGCTGCAGCTGGTGCAGGTGCCTGTGTCAGCTGTGCCTGTCACTGCCGCCACTGTGGAAGAGCTGCAGGGGACATTGGTGGACGCCACTGCCATGCCTAAAGATGGGGAGCCGGTCATCTGTCACACTCTGCCATTACCTGAGGGCTTCCAG GTGGTCAAAGTGGGTGCAAACGGAGAAGTGGAAACTGTGGAGCAAGATGAGCTCCAGGCCCAAGACGATCAGCCTCAACAGCAGGAGGAGGAGGATATGACTGAAGCTCAAAATGAAGACCCCGCCTGGTCCAAAGATCCAGACTACACGCCTCCTGTTAAAAAGGCTAAGAAGACTAAGAAAAGCAAGCTGCGTTATAACACAGAGGGCGATAAAGACATGGATGTGTCTGTGTACGATTTTGAGGAGGAGCAGCAGGAGGGACTGCTCTCTGAAGTCAATGCTGAGAAAGTTGTGGGTAACATGAAACCGCCCAAACCAACCAAAATCAAGAAGAAAG GTGTTAAGAAGACATTCCAGTGTGAGCTGTGCAGTTACACTTGCCCGCGCCGTTCCAATCTGGACCGCCACATGAAGAGTCACACAGATGAGAGGCCTCACAAGTGCCATCTTTGTGGTCGAGCCTTCAGGACTGTGACGTTGCTGAGGAACCACCTCAACACCCACACAG GCACCAGACCACATAAGTGCACTGATTGTGACATGGCCTTCGTCACCAGTGGAGAACTGGTGCGACACAGACGCTACAAGCACACTCATGAGAAACCATTTAAGTGCTCCATGTGTGACTACGCCAGTGTAGAG GTTAGCAAGCTGAAGCGTCACATTCGCTCCCACACTGGAGAGCGTCCGTTCCAGTGCAGTCTGTGTAGTTATGCCAGCAGAGACACCTATAAGTTGAAGAGACACATGAGGACCCATTCAG GAGAGAAGCCCTATGAGTGCTATATCTGTCATGCACGCTTTACCCAGAGTGGTACCATGAAGATGCACATACTGCAGAAGCACACAGAAAATGTGGCCAAATTTCACTGCCCCCATTGTGACACCGTTATTGCCCGCAAGAGTGATCTTG GTGTGCATCTCCGTAAGCAGCATTCCTACATTGAGCAGGGCAGAAAGTGCCGTTATTGCGATGCCGTGTTCCATGAGCGCTACGCTCTCATCCAGCATCAGAAGTCCCACAAAAATGAGAAACGCTTCAAGTGTGATCAGTGTGACTATGCGTGCCGTCAG GAGCGTCACATGGTCATGCACAAGCGCACCCATACTGGGGAGAAGCCATACGCCTGCAGTCAATGTGAGAAAACTTTCAGACAGAAACAGCTGCTGGACATGCACTTTCGGCGTTATCATGACCCCAATTTTGTACCTACATCCTTTGTGTGCACTAAATGCGGCAAGACCTTTACTCGCAGG AATACCATGGCCAGACATGCAGAGAACTGCACTGGGATGGATTCTGCTGAAGGAGAGAATGGCGCTACAAGCAAAAGGGGCCGTGGCCGAAAGAGGAAGATGCGCTCTAGAAAGGATGATGAGGATGATAGTG ATGACCATGGAGAACCTGACCTTGATGACATTGACGAAGAGGATGAGGATCTTCTTGATGATGAAGATGACCCGATGGATGTGGAACAGGCTCCACCCATCATTCCCATCCCTGCACCAGCTGAACCTCCTGTCAAGAGGAAACGTGGCAGACCCCCAAAGAACGCAGCCAAGGCTTCTCCTACCAAGTCTGTCGCCAAAACCACCACAG CTGCTGCCATTATCCAGGTGGAGGATGAAAGCACAGGGGCCATTGAGAACATCATTGTGAAGAAGGAGCCTGATGGTGGTGATGCCGCTGCAGCTGCCCAGCCAGTGGTGGAGGAAGTGGAGGCTGTCGAGGCTGGTGTAGAAACAGTGCAGCTAGCCGTACCCGAAGCTGCACCCAACGGTGATCTTACTCCTGAAATGATCCTTAGCATGATGGACCGGTGA
- the ctcf gene encoding transcriptional repressor CTCF isoform X1, translated as MEGGPTEAVVEDAGDAFKAKECKTYQRRREDEEVVGAELLQAAGLEQAQVEGEPVVEAVNSSVEMMVMDTLDPALLQMKTEVMEAAVGAPVGVAGAAHEATVTTVDDTQIITLQVVNMEEQQLGLGELQLVQVPVSAVPVTAATVEELQGTLVDATAMPKDGEPVICHTLPLPEGFQVVKVGANGEVETVEQDELQAQDDQPQQQEEEDMTEAQNEDPAWSKDPDYTPPVKKAKKTKKSKLRYNTEGDKDMDVSVYDFEEEQQEGLLSEVNAEKVVGNMKPPKPTKIKKKGVKKTFQCELCSYTCPRRSNLDRHMKSHTDERPHKCHLCGRAFRTVTLLRNHLNTHTGTRPHKCTDCDMAFVTSGELVRHRRYKHTHEKPFKCSMCDYASVEVSKLKRHIRSHTGERPFQCSLCSYASRDTYKLKRHMRTHSGEKPYECYICHARFTQSGTMKMHILQKHTENVAKFHCPHCDTVIARKSDLGVHLRKQHSYIEQGRKCRYCDAVFHERYALIQHQKSHKNEKRFKCDQCDYACRQERHMVMHKRTHTGEKPYACSQCEKTFRQKQLLDMHFRRYHDPNFVPTSFVCTKCGKTFTRRNTMARHAENCTGMDSAEGENGATSKRGRGRKRKMRSRKDDEDDSDDHGEPDLDDIDEEDEDLLDDEDDPMDVEQAPPIIPIPAPAEPPVKRKRGRPPKNAAKASPTKSVAKTTTAAAAIIQVEDESTGAIENIIVKKEPDGGDAAAAAQPVVEEVEAVEAGVETVQLAVPEAAPNGDLTPEMILSMMDR; from the exons ATGGAAGGGGGACCGACTGAGGCAGTGGTGGAAGATGCAGGGGATGCTTTCAAGGCCAAGGAGTGTAAGACATACCAAAGGCGACGAGAAGATGAGGAAGTAGTGGGGGCTGAATTGCTGCAGGCCGCTGGGTTAGAGCAAGCCCAGGTGGAAGGAGAGCCTGTGGTGGAGGCTGTTAACAGTAGTGTGGAGATGATGGTGATGGACACCCTGGACCCTGCCCTGCTCCAGATGAAGACAGAAGTCATGGAGGCTGCTGTTGGTGCACCCGTTGGTGTGGCTGGTGCTGCCCATGAAGCCACGGTCACCACCGTAGACGATACTCAGATCATCACGTTGCAGGTGGTGAACATGGAGGAGCAGCAGTTGGGCTTGGGAGAGCTGCAGCTGGTGCAGGTGCCTGTGTCAGCTGTGCCTGTCACTGCCGCCACTGTGGAAGAGCTGCAGGGGACATTGGTGGACGCCACTGCCATGCCTAAAGATGGGGAGCCGGTCATCTGTCACACTCTGCCATTACCTGAGGGCTTCCAG GTGGTCAAAGTGGGTGCAAACGGAGAAGTGGAAACTGTGGAGCAAGATGAGCTCCAGGCCCAAGACGATCAGCCTCAACAGCAGGAGGAGGAGGATATGACTGAAGCTCAAAATGAAGACCCCGCCTGGTCCAAAGATCCAGACTACACGCCTCCTGTTAAAAAGGCTAAGAAGACTAAGAAAAGCAAGCTGCGTTATAACACAGAGGGCGATAAAGACATGGATGTGTCTGTGTACGATTTTGAGGAGGAGCAGCAGGAGGGACTGCTCTCTGAAGTCAATGCTGAGAAAGTTGTGGGTAACATGAAACCGCCCAAACCAACCAAAATCAAGAAGAAAG GTGTTAAGAAGACATTCCAGTGTGAGCTGTGCAGTTACACTTGCCCGCGCCGTTCCAATCTGGACCGCCACATGAAGAGTCACACAGATGAGAGGCCTCACAAGTGCCATCTTTGTGGTCGAGCCTTCAGGACTGTGACGTTGCTGAGGAACCACCTCAACACCCACACAG GCACCAGACCACATAAGTGCACTGATTGTGACATGGCCTTCGTCACCAGTGGAGAACTGGTGCGACACAGACGCTACAAGCACACTCATGAGAAACCATTTAAGTGCTCCATGTGTGACTACGCCAGTGTAGAG GTTAGCAAGCTGAAGCGTCACATTCGCTCCCACACTGGAGAGCGTCCGTTCCAGTGCAGTCTGTGTAGTTATGCCAGCAGAGACACCTATAAGTTGAAGAGACACATGAGGACCCATTCAG GAGAGAAGCCCTATGAGTGCTATATCTGTCATGCACGCTTTACCCAGAGTGGTACCATGAAGATGCACATACTGCAGAAGCACACAGAAAATGTGGCCAAATTTCACTGCCCCCATTGTGACACCGTTATTGCCCGCAAGAGTGATCTTG GTGTGCATCTCCGTAAGCAGCATTCCTACATTGAGCAGGGCAGAAAGTGCCGTTATTGCGATGCCGTGTTCCATGAGCGCTACGCTCTCATCCAGCATCAGAAGTCCCACAAAAATGAGAAACGCTTCAAGTGTGATCAGTGTGACTATGCGTGCCGTCAG GAGCGTCACATGGTCATGCACAAGCGCACCCATACTGGGGAGAAGCCATACGCCTGCAGTCAATGTGAGAAAACTTTCAGACAGAAACAGCTGCTGGACATGCACTTTCGGCGTTATCATGACCCCAATTTTGTACCTACATCCTTTGTGTGCACTAAATGCGGCAAGACCTTTACTCGCAGG AATACCATGGCCAGACATGCAGAGAACTGCACTGGGATGGATTCTGCTGAAGGAGAGAATGGCGCTACAAGCAAAAGGGGCCGTGGCCGAAAGAGGAAGATGCGCTCTAGAAAGGATGATGAGGATGATAGTG ATGACCATGGAGAACCTGACCTTGATGACATTGACGAAGAGGATGAGGATCTTCTTGATGATGAAGATGACCCGATGGATGTGGAACAGGCTCCACCCATCATTCCCATCCCTGCACCAGCTGAACCTCCTGTCAAGAGGAAACGTGGCAGACCCCCAAAGAACGCAGCCAAGGCTTCTCCTACCAAGTCTGTCGCCAAAACCACCACAG CAGCTGCTGCCATTATCCAGGTGGAGGATGAAAGCACAGGGGCCATTGAGAACATCATTGTGAAGAAGGAGCCTGATGGTGGTGATGCCGCTGCAGCTGCCCAGCCAGTGGTGGAGGAAGTGGAGGCTGTCGAGGCTGGTGTAGAAACAGTGCAGCTAGCCGTACCCGAAGCTGCACCCAACGGTGATCTTACTCCTGAAATGATCCTTAGCATGATGGACCGGTGA